Proteins encoded by one window of Phycisphaeraceae bacterium:
- a CDS encoding RecX family transcriptional regulator, translating into MVEPVAQRVSRLHPAPGRPGRVIVFLDNQRGPTLAESRCVDLGIRVGTAWTPDLAFAAERGQRIDAAKERALRNLRARPRARADLAAALAAHEPDPAIIAEALDELTRAGLIDDAHYAQALVESQASRGPGRLFLAEQQLVRSGIKAEHIAEALHNQHTDPLTEAINLVNERRSRAPRSESARKTAARLLRLLAARGFDEHIAHEAIEATFGPDLLNNDEDA; encoded by the coding sequence ATGGTCGAACCCGTCGCTCAACGCGTTTCACGCCTCCACCCCGCACCCGGTCGCCCAGGTCGGGTCATCGTCTTCCTCGATAATCAGCGCGGCCCAACGCTCGCCGAATCCCGTTGTGTCGATCTCGGCATTCGCGTCGGCACCGCCTGGACCCCTGATCTTGCCTTTGCAGCCGAACGCGGCCAGCGGATCGATGCCGCCAAAGAACGCGCCTTGCGCAATCTCCGAGCCCGCCCTCGCGCACGGGCCGATCTCGCCGCCGCACTGGCTGCGCACGAACCCGACCCCGCCATCATCGCCGAAGCACTCGACGAACTCACCCGCGCCGGGCTCATCGACGACGCTCATTATGCCCAAGCCCTCGTCGAGAGTCAGGCATCGCGAGGTCCGGGGCGGCTTTTTCTCGCCGAGCAGCAACTTGTCCGCTCTGGCATCAAGGCCGAACACATCGCCGAAGCACTTCACAACCAGCACACCGACCCGCTGACCGAAGCGATCAATCTTGTCAACGAACGCCGATCACGTGCGCCCCGCAGCGAGTCCGCTCGCAAAACCGCCGCACGCTTGCTGCGACTCCTTGCCGCTCGAGGATTCGACGAGCACATCGCCCACGAAGCCATCGAAGCCACCTTTGGTCCAGACCTTCTCAACAACGACGAGGACGCATGA
- a CDS encoding 3-hydroxybutyryl-CoA dehydrogenase (converts (S)-3-hydroxybutanoyl-CoA to 3-acetoacetyl-CoA): MHEVKRVGVVGSGQMGGGIAQVAAAAGFETVVYDVSEAQIDRCRQTHEKLLSRAVEKQRMTAEQMKQTQARLSYSTTFESLGSSDVVIEAVVEDAKVKRELFARLDGVAGESAILATNTSSISITEIAAATKRPGRVIGMHFFYPVPVMKLVEVINGLATEEAVTRRVIALAEAMDKVALPAHDRAGFVSNRVLMPMINEAFYAWMEGVAKPEDLDGIMKLGCNFPMGPLRLADFIGLDTCAHIMDVLAEGLNSERYRPCPLLRQLVTAGRLGDKSGRGVFEYPRG, from the coding sequence ATGCACGAAGTGAAGCGAGTGGGAGTTGTGGGGTCGGGTCAGATGGGAGGCGGGATTGCGCAAGTGGCTGCTGCTGCGGGGTTCGAGACGGTGGTGTATGACGTAAGCGAGGCTCAGATTGATCGCTGTCGGCAGACGCACGAGAAGTTGCTTTCGCGCGCAGTCGAGAAGCAACGCATGACTGCTGAGCAGATGAAGCAGACTCAGGCGAGGCTGAGTTATTCGACGACGTTCGAGTCACTTGGTTCGTCGGACGTCGTTATTGAAGCGGTGGTCGAGGATGCCAAGGTCAAGCGGGAGTTGTTTGCAAGGCTCGATGGGGTGGCCGGTGAGAGTGCGATCCTGGCGACGAACACGAGTTCGATCAGCATCACGGAGATCGCGGCGGCGACGAAGCGGCCGGGCCGAGTGATCGGCATGCACTTTTTCTATCCGGTGCCGGTGATGAAACTGGTCGAGGTGATCAATGGCCTGGCGACGGAAGAGGCAGTCACAAGGAGGGTGATTGCGCTGGCCGAGGCGATGGACAAGGTGGCACTCCCTGCTCATGATCGGGCGGGGTTCGTGAGCAATCGAGTGTTGATGCCGATGATCAACGAGGCGTTTTATGCGTGGATGGAAGGAGTTGCCAAGCCTGAGGATCTGGATGGGATCATGAAGCTGGGGTGCAATTTTCCGATGGGGCCTTTGCGTCTGGCGGACTTTATCGGGCTCGATACATGCGCACACATCATGGATGTGCTTGCGGAAGGACTCAACAGCGAGCGGTATCGGCCGTGTCCGTTGCTGAGGCAGTTGGTGACCGCGGGGCGTCTTGGAGACAAGTCGGGGCGCGGTGTTTTTGAGTATCCGCGCGGGTGA
- a CDS encoding anti-sigma factor: MNEHTSQHDRIYDLLTQQATGALTDSEQLELNKLMAANPDIPLDALDLAAAALELAFLRDIEPMPDSIRQRLFRAADQWNASLQSSTADNSIAIGGPGPIPISPATRPNWFAWTGWIAAAAAIAFALVVKQPSSPSPLDAAQARQALLAASTDARTANWLSLDKSPLAAPAPHPLDQGVVGDIIWSDTANEGYMRIKGIAANDPREFQYQLWIFDANRGGLEQNPVDGGVFDVRLTDSGEVIIPIDPKLRVNRATIFAVTKEPPGGVVVSDRDIVFLAALPG, from the coding sequence GTGAATGAGCACACCTCACAACACGATCGCATCTACGACCTGCTCACGCAGCAAGCGACCGGTGCGCTCACGGATTCCGAACAATTGGAGTTGAACAAACTCATGGCCGCCAATCCCGACATCCCCCTCGACGCTCTCGATCTCGCCGCTGCCGCGCTCGAACTCGCATTCCTGCGCGACATCGAGCCCATGCCCGATTCAATCCGACAGAGACTCTTCCGCGCTGCCGATCAGTGGAACGCGTCGCTCCAATCAAGCACCGCCGACAACTCAATCGCAATCGGTGGCCCCGGACCCATTCCCATCTCCCCCGCCACACGTCCAAACTGGTTCGCCTGGACTGGTTGGATTGCCGCTGCAGCCGCAATCGCTTTCGCACTTGTCGTCAAGCAACCTTCCAGCCCAAGCCCTCTCGACGCCGCACAGGCTCGCCAGGCACTGCTCGCCGCCTCTACCGACGCACGCACTGCAAACTGGCTCAGTCTCGACAAGAGCCCCCTCGCCGCACCTGCACCTCACCCGCTCGATCAGGGTGTCGTCGGCGACATCATCTGGAGCGACACCGCCAACGAAGGCTACATGCGCATCAAGGGAATCGCTGCCAATGACCCCCGCGAGTTCCAGTACCAACTCTGGATCTTCGACGCCAACCGAGGCGGACTCGAACAAAACCCCGTCGATGGAGGCGTCTTCGATGTCCGCCTCACCGACTCCGGCGAAGTCATCATTCCCATCGACCCCAAACTCCGCGTCAACCGCGCCACGATCTTCGCCGTCACCAAAGAGCCCCCAGGAGGCGTTGTCGTCTCCGACCGCGACATCGTCTTCCTCGCAGCGCTCCCAGGCTGA
- a CDS encoding RNA polymerase sigma factor, with amino-acid sequence MSSSLLQRVAQGDNDAVRACISTYSGLVWSLARKFCSTNAEAEDVVQDIFISIWKSADRFDPTIASEPTFIAMIARRRLIDHTRRKGRKPAETDINEQASAPSPPSRPELSDEANWAFQAFSTLNPEQQRVLRMAVFHGLSHEKIAESTDLPLGTVKTHIRRGLIKIRETLEEKSKNRPTYREPVS; translated from the coding sequence GTGTCAAGTTCCCTGCTCCAAAGAGTGGCCCAAGGTGACAACGACGCTGTACGCGCATGCATCTCCACCTACAGCGGCCTCGTCTGGTCCCTCGCCCGAAAGTTCTGTAGCACCAACGCCGAGGCAGAAGATGTCGTTCAGGATATCTTTATCTCGATCTGGAAAAGCGCAGACCGTTTCGATCCGACCATCGCTTCCGAACCTACTTTCATCGCCATGATCGCCCGTCGGCGTCTCATCGACCACACCCGCCGAAAGGGACGCAAACCAGCCGAAACCGACATCAATGAACAGGCTTCCGCCCCTTCTCCCCCTTCCAGGCCAGAGCTTTCTGACGAAGCAAACTGGGCATTTCAAGCCTTTTCAACCCTCAACCCGGAACAGCAACGCGTGCTTCGCATGGCTGTCTTTCACGGCCTGTCGCACGAAAAAATCGCCGAATCCACCGATCTCCCTCTGGGCACAGTCAAGACTCACATCCGCCGAGGGCTGATCAAGATCCGCGAAACTCTTGAGGAGAAGTCCAAAAATCGTCCGACGTATCGGGAGCCCGTGTCGTGA
- a CDS encoding fasciclin domain-containing protein: MTVSQRLTAVLALSIGAGLASAGPDKTCAPTCASAVTAASAQIADIAHQAPDIIDTALAAGNFKTLAAALTAADLVGALKGQGPFTVFAPTDEAFAKLPKGTIETLLKPENKKMLQAVLLYHVVPGVVPASQVVKTTGATTLGGQRIEINASSKGVMIDGAKVTATDIKASNGIIHVIDSVILPESKNIVEVAAASGSFSTLLAAAKAAGLADLLGSEGPFTILAPTDEAFEKLGAATISNLLKPENREKLAAVLKFHVVPGRIFARDALVAGAANSAQGGSLVFSVREGRLVVNGISILATDIDASNGVIHVIDSVLLPE; this comes from the coding sequence ATGACCGTTTCTCAACGTCTCACTGCTGTCCTTGCGCTTTCGATTGGGGCAGGCCTCGCTTCGGCCGGCCCAGACAAGACATGCGCTCCCACATGCGCATCCGCCGTTACGGCCGCCTCGGCACAAATTGCCGATATCGCGCATCAGGCCCCAGACATCATCGACACGGCCCTTGCCGCCGGAAACTTCAAGACGCTCGCCGCTGCCCTCACCGCCGCCGACCTCGTCGGCGCCCTCAAGGGCCAAGGACCATTCACCGTCTTCGCCCCCACCGACGAAGCCTTTGCCAAACTCCCCAAGGGAACCATCGAAACCCTTCTCAAGCCTGAGAACAAGAAGATGCTCCAGGCCGTCCTTCTCTATCACGTCGTCCCCGGCGTCGTACCCGCATCGCAAGTCGTCAAGACAACAGGAGCCACCACCCTCGGTGGTCAGCGCATCGAGATCAATGCCTCCAGTAAAGGTGTCATGATCGACGGGGCAAAAGTCACAGCGACTGACATCAAGGCGTCCAACGGCATCATCCATGTCATCGACTCCGTCATCCTCCCCGAGTCGAAAAACATCGTCGAAGTTGCTGCCGCTTCTGGGTCATTCTCAACCCTTCTCGCCGCCGCAAAGGCTGCGGGCCTTGCCGATCTGCTGGGCTCTGAAGGGCCATTCACAATTCTTGCCCCCACCGACGAAGCCTTCGAAAAACTCGGAGCCGCAACAATCTCCAACCTCCTCAAGCCGGAAAACCGCGAAAAACTCGCAGCCGTGCTCAAGTTCCACGTCGTTCCCGGTCGCATCTTCGCCCGCGATGCACTTGTTGCCGGTGCAGCAAACTCGGCCCAAGGCGGAAGCCTCGTCTTCAGCGTCCGCGAAGGACGCCTCGTCGTCAACGGCATCTCAATCCTCGCTACCGACATCGACGCATCCAATGGCGTCATTCATGTGATCGACTCCGTACTCCTGCCGGAGTAA
- a CDS encoding methylmalonyl-CoA mutase — translation MTMAGSAVGTSRIVGPDIDPHAVTISGIVLDPMYGPENLPESLQQVERDIAAPGEFPYTRGLFPEGYRTRLWTMRQFAGFGSADDTNRRFKYLLEAAKTSTKANTGLSTAFDLPTLMGRDSDDVLCLGEVGKCGVAIDTIEDMHRLYSDIPVDTVTVSQTINGPAAAIWAMYLGMAMQRGISWDTLGGTLQNDILKEFHSQNEYIYPPEPSVKLVVDTIEFQSRLVPRWHSVSISGYHIREAGSTGPQELAFTLRDGMEYVEACLMRGLEIDEFAPRLSFFFNSHNEFFEEIAKLRAARRIWARRMRDVYGAKSPKSWYMKTHVQTAGCSLTEQQPLNNIVRVAYQAMAAVLGGCQSLHTDSMDETLGLPTEQAVTVALRTQQILAHETGVTRTTDPLGGSWFIESLTDRVEAEALALIEEIDGMAGGQWPACKSHWSIEHGGGVVAGINKGYFRRQIAEASYRFSEECEAGDRIIVGVNEYTEDNEKRPIDILMIGSEVEDDQVSRLGAFKANRDVAAVREALERIRMTCRDGDPGSPGAKLMRGGVVCAYVQSAGELGLEPTNVMPALVNAALAGCTLGEMTQAMADIYGRYSGGPEW, via the coding sequence ATGACGATGGCAGGATCGGCGGTTGGCACGAGCAGGATCGTTGGGCCGGACATTGACCCGCACGCGGTGACGATTTCGGGGATTGTGCTGGACCCGATGTATGGTCCGGAGAATCTGCCTGAATCGTTGCAGCAGGTGGAGCGAGATATCGCGGCTCCGGGTGAGTTTCCGTACACGCGAGGGCTGTTTCCCGAAGGGTACCGCACGCGGCTTTGGACGATGCGGCAGTTTGCGGGGTTTGGCTCGGCGGATGATACGAATCGTCGTTTCAAGTACCTGCTCGAAGCGGCGAAGACCTCGACAAAGGCGAACACTGGCCTGTCGACAGCGTTTGATCTGCCGACGCTGATGGGCCGGGACTCGGATGATGTGCTGTGTCTGGGTGAAGTTGGCAAGTGTGGTGTTGCGATCGACACGATCGAGGACATGCACCGGTTGTATTCGGACATTCCCGTTGACACGGTAACGGTGAGCCAGACGATCAACGGTCCGGCTGCGGCAATCTGGGCGATGTATCTGGGCATGGCGATGCAGCGCGGGATTTCGTGGGACACGCTGGGCGGGACGTTGCAGAACGACATTCTCAAGGAGTTCCACTCGCAGAACGAATACATCTATCCGCCCGAACCTTCGGTGAAACTGGTTGTGGACACGATCGAGTTTCAGTCACGGCTTGTTCCGAGATGGCACAGTGTGTCGATTTCGGGGTATCACATTCGCGAGGCAGGATCGACCGGGCCTCAGGAGTTGGCGTTCACGTTGCGCGACGGGATGGAGTATGTCGAGGCGTGTCTGATGCGCGGGCTTGAGATCGACGAGTTTGCACCGAGGCTGAGTTTCTTCTTCAACAGCCACAATGAGTTCTTCGAGGAAATCGCGAAGCTCCGCGCGGCGCGAAGGATCTGGGCGCGGCGGATGCGCGATGTGTACGGCGCCAAGAGTCCGAAGAGTTGGTACATGAAGACGCATGTGCAGACGGCAGGGTGCAGCCTGACGGAGCAGCAGCCGCTGAACAACATCGTGCGTGTGGCGTATCAGGCGATGGCGGCAGTGCTCGGCGGGTGTCAGAGCCTGCACACCGATTCGATGGATGAGACTCTGGGCTTGCCGACAGAACAGGCCGTGACGGTGGCGCTGCGCACGCAGCAGATCCTGGCACACGAAACAGGAGTGACACGAACGACCGATCCGCTTGGTGGTTCGTGGTTCATCGAGTCGCTGACCGATCGTGTCGAGGCCGAGGCGCTGGCACTGATTGAAGAGATTGACGGCATGGCGGGGGGTCAATGGCCTGCGTGCAAGTCGCACTGGTCGATCGAGCATGGGGGCGGCGTTGTCGCGGGGATCAACAAGGGGTATTTCCGTCGGCAGATCGCCGAAGCGAGCTATCGATTCAGTGAAGAGTGTGAAGCGGGCGATCGCATTATTGTGGGCGTCAATGAGTACACCGAGGATAATGAGAAGAGACCAATCGACATTCTCATGATCGGGAGTGAAGTCGAGGATGATCAGGTGAGCAGGCTTGGCGCGTTCAAGGCGAATCGAGACGTTGCAGCGGTGCGTGAGGCGTTGGAGCGCATCCGCATGACCTGCCGCGATGGTGATCCGGGTTCGCCGGGGGCGAAACTGATGCGTGGCGGAGTGGTGTGTGCGTATGTGCAGTCGGCCGGTGAACTTGGGCTTGAGCCGACCAATGTGATGCCAGCACTGGTCAACGCTGCGCTTGCAGGGTGTACACTCGGTGAAATGACTCAGGCGATGGCGGATATTTATGGACGATACAGCGGTGGGCCGGAGTGGTAG
- a CDS encoding HPF/RaiA family ribosome-associated protein: protein MQVQVNFADVKGSESLEQHIREELERSIGRYATRITRVEVHVSDHNGVKHSPNDKRCLMEARPAGHEPFVIEHHGDDFFAVVSVGADKLERVLSKHFDKLNEHHPH, encoded by the coding sequence ATGCAGGTGCAGGTCAACTTCGCAGATGTCAAAGGCAGTGAGTCACTTGAGCAGCACATCCGGGAAGAACTAGAACGGAGTATCGGGCGGTACGCCACACGGATTACACGGGTTGAGGTCCACGTGAGCGATCATAATGGAGTCAAGCACTCGCCTAATGACAAGCGTTGTCTGATGGAGGCAAGACCCGCGGGACACGAGCCTTTTGTCATTGAACACCATGGGGATGACTTCTTTGCTGTCGTCTCGGTCGGGGCGGACAAACTCGAACGCGTGTTGAGCAAGCACTTCGATAAGTTGAACGAACATCACCCGCATTGA
- a CDS encoding DUF3459 domain-containing protein produces MHVDICHLALCLATSPLLEVGGRAHVALVHFPIALVAAALFFELVRLARRRTSPSPAALGCLALGLAGGLAAIASGWLHADAEGLSGSPAVEWHRWTAIVSIAAVLLTLGLALAGLKETAVSVRRLSVVFLVLAVALVSLAGHQGGELVWGKGYLLAPLKRAAAATDSLPVAPELSIEPSAGPVSFARDLAPIFAAACIECHGPDKQSGKLRLDTYQHLSASPYFDEIVVPGMPELSSLHERITLPQSHADFMPKRGVPLPAEHVELIRQWIEQGASPSASAIPARDHITHVVHEASLHTKPADPTQPWWHDATFYQIFVRSFADSTTGPLAGDGIGDLRGLIERLDYLNDGDPTTSTDLGVSGLWLLPINPSPSYHGYDVTDYRGVNPQYGTHEDLRELLAECHKRGIRVIIDLVINHCSSQHPWFLEAIDPNSDKHDWFVWRDEPLTGPGAPNHTVWHDRQKRRNNKVYYGFFYHGMPDFNLRSPSATAAIHDFSRYWLADIGIDGLRLDAIKHLIEDGVVFENTAETIAWLEDYRAAMHRAAPEAFLVGEIWASTEQVQRYIPGGVDSAFEFDIAFAIAEALNSAKAAPLAAALKKAYNAYGSGIYSTFIGNHDMDRVRSRLGNSIERARAAASIQFTMPGVPFIYYGEEIGMIGTKPDPDLRTPMQWTSEPEKAGFSNVNPWRAPNPDTPNVNVAVQTDDPQSLLSHYRTLIRLRQATPALAVGDFMLASASSPQVLAFTRTHQHQTVLVIINLSDQALEGVTIKPHDSVLACAGPLRDVLASATVNPRQGQDTWTPIASLAPYACHVIVCRSE; encoded by the coding sequence ATGCACGTTGACATCTGCCACCTTGCGCTTTGTCTTGCCACATCGCCGCTGCTCGAAGTCGGAGGCCGCGCCCACGTCGCGCTTGTTCACTTTCCGATCGCGCTGGTCGCGGCAGCACTGTTCTTCGAACTCGTGCGCCTCGCCCGACGCCGCACATCACCCTCACCCGCGGCACTCGGCTGCTTGGCGCTCGGTCTGGCGGGCGGACTCGCGGCCATCGCCAGCGGCTGGCTGCACGCCGACGCCGAAGGCCTGAGCGGTTCGCCAGCCGTCGAGTGGCACCGCTGGACCGCCATCGTGTCGATCGCGGCAGTCCTGCTCACTCTTGGGCTTGCGCTTGCAGGTTTAAAGGAAACCGCCGTGAGTGTGCGCCGCCTCTCGGTGGTGTTTCTTGTTCTGGCCGTTGCTCTGGTCAGCCTCGCGGGGCATCAAGGCGGCGAACTGGTGTGGGGCAAGGGCTACCTCCTGGCACCACTCAAACGCGCCGCAGCCGCGACCGATTCTCTTCCCGTCGCGCCGGAACTTTCCATTGAACCGTCAGCCGGGCCGGTGAGTTTCGCGCGCGATCTCGCGCCGATCTTCGCAGCCGCATGCATCGAATGTCACGGCCCCGACAAGCAGAGCGGCAAACTCCGCCTCGACACCTACCAGCACCTCTCCGCAAGCCCGTACTTCGATGAGATCGTTGTGCCCGGCATGCCCGAACTCAGCAGCCTCCACGAGCGCATCACACTGCCACAATCTCACGCCGACTTCATGCCCAAGCGCGGCGTCCCCCTCCCTGCCGAACACGTCGAACTCATTCGGCAGTGGATCGAACAGGGTGCAAGCCCAAGCGCGTCGGCGATTCCCGCACGCGACCACATCACACACGTCGTGCACGAGGCATCGCTCCACACCAAACCCGCCGACCCCACGCAACCCTGGTGGCACGACGCAACGTTCTATCAGATCTTCGTTCGCTCCTTCGCCGACTCGACCACCGGCCCGCTCGCCGGCGACGGCATCGGAGACCTGCGCGGCCTCATCGAACGACTCGACTACCTCAACGACGGCGACCCCACCACATCCACCGACCTCGGCGTGAGCGGACTCTGGCTCCTGCCGATCAACCCTTCACCGAGCTATCACGGCTACGACGTCACCGACTATCGCGGCGTGAACCCGCAATACGGCACGCACGAAGACCTGCGCGAACTGCTGGCCGAATGCCACAAACGCGGCATCCGAGTTATCATCGACCTCGTCATCAATCACTGCTCGTCGCAGCATCCGTGGTTCCTCGAAGCCATCGACCCCAATAGCGACAAGCACGACTGGTTCGTCTGGCGCGACGAGCCGCTCACCGGCCCCGGCGCACCCAATCACACTGTCTGGCACGACCGCCAGAAACGCCGCAACAACAAGGTCTACTACGGTTTCTTCTACCACGGCATGCCCGACTTCAATCTGCGTTCCCCATCCGCCACCGCAGCCATTCATGACTTCTCACGCTACTGGCTCGCCGACATCGGCATCGACGGCCTGCGCCTCGACGCCATCAAGCATCTCATCGAAGACGGCGTAGTCTTCGAAAACACCGCCGAAACCATCGCATGGCTCGAAGACTACCGCGCTGCCATGCACCGTGCGGCCCCCGAAGCGTTCCTAGTCGGCGAGATCTGGGCTTCAACCGAACAAGTCCAGCGTTACATCCCCGGCGGGGTCGATTCGGCTTTCGAGTTCGACATCGCATTCGCGATCGCCGAAGCGCTCAACTCGGCCAAGGCAGCCCCACTTGCAGCCGCACTCAAAAAGGCTTACAACGCTTACGGCTCGGGCATCTATTCGACATTCATCGGCAACCACGACATGGACCGAGTGCGAAGCCGGCTTGGCAACTCGATCGAGCGTGCTCGGGCCGCTGCCAGTATCCAGTTCACCATGCCCGGCGTGCCGTTCATCTATTATGGAGAAGAGATCGGCATGATCGGCACCAAACCCGACCCCGACCTTCGCACACCAATGCAATGGACCAGTGAGCCCGAGAAGGCCGGGTTCTCGAACGTAAACCCCTGGCGAGCACCAAATCCCGATACGCCGAACGTCAACGTTGCCGTTCAAACCGATGACCCGCAAAGCCTCCTGAGTCACTACCGCACGCTCATCCGCCTGCGCCAGGCGACACCGGCGCTTGCAGTCGGCGACTTCATGCTCGCAAGCGCGTCAAGCCCGCAGGTGCTTGCGTTCACTCGCACTCATCAGCACCAGACTGTCCTCGTCATCATCAACCTCAGCGACCAGGCTCTCGAAGGCGTGACCATCAAGCCTCACGACAGCGTGCTCGCATGTGCAGGCCCGCTACGCGATGTCCTTGCCTCAGCAACGGTTAATCCGCGCCAGGGCCAGGACACTTGGACTCCCATCGCTTCGCTCGCGCCCTATGCCTGCCACGTCATCGTGTGCCGCAGCGAGTAA
- a CDS encoding right-handed parallel beta-helix repeat-containing protein has product MSVDSYEASGSLPGGIGADRRALLAGLGGLAAGALFAGSRTAHAGPLNPPPGPIAPTGKTLTEVEPRIAINATNTPGTADATYRISQPGSYYLSGNLVGQPDKYGILIESSDVSIDLGGFAVLGVGGIFTGIAANSGQYRNIIVRNGIVRNWGGSGVQFITGHNALVEHIITADNGDRGISVGTCAIVRHCIVQANGNIGIECSHSCIVEACTVRDNGNIGLQVGTDSVVTNCTAVNNALGIALGVRCIVRDCTAQLHKFYGFSSSGNTRFEHCTAEGSGSSGFLVQSGCSFIGCSARNNTADGIRATDNCLIASCLSVSNGVDGIRATNRCIIRGNVCSLNGTGSGGTAGAGIHTAGIDNRIEDNNCTGNGRGIDCDTFGSIIVRNSCSGNTTNWDLAADNRHGGIVNVTALSNPAVVGLGGATSALVSENPWANFSY; this is encoded by the coding sequence ATGTCCGTAGATTCTTATGAAGCCAGTGGGTCCCTCCCCGGTGGAATCGGTGCCGACCGTCGTGCGCTGCTTGCCGGGCTGGGCGGGCTGGCTGCGGGGGCACTCTTTGCCGGTTCGCGCACTGCGCACGCCGGCCCTCTGAATCCGCCACCTGGTCCGATTGCGCCGACGGGCAAGACGCTCACCGAGGTTGAGCCGCGCATCGCGATCAACGCGACCAACACGCCAGGCACGGCCGACGCGACCTACCGCATCTCGCAGCCGGGCAGTTATTACCTGAGCGGCAACCTCGTAGGCCAACCCGACAAGTATGGCATTCTCATTGAATCGTCCGACGTATCGATCGACCTGGGCGGCTTTGCGGTCCTGGGGGTCGGAGGCATCTTCACGGGGATCGCTGCAAACTCCGGCCAGTACCGCAACATCATCGTCCGCAATGGTATCGTGCGCAACTGGGGCGGATCGGGCGTCCAGTTCATCACAGGACACAATGCGCTCGTCGAACACATCATCACGGCTGATAATGGTGATCGCGGCATCAGCGTGGGCACATGCGCCATTGTCCGCCACTGCATCGTTCAGGCCAATGGAAACATCGGCATTGAGTGCAGCCACTCGTGCATCGTCGAAGCATGTACAGTGCGTGACAATGGCAACATCGGCTTGCAGGTCGGCACCGACTCGGTGGTGACTAACTGTACCGCTGTGAACAACGCGCTGGGCATCGCATTGGGCGTTCGCTGTATTGTGCGCGATTGCACCGCACAACTGCACAAGTTTTATGGATTCTCATCCTCGGGAAACACACGCTTCGAGCACTGCACGGCCGAGGGGAGCGGGTCCTCCGGTTTTCTGGTCCAGTCCGGCTGCTCGTTCATCGGGTGCAGCGCCCGCAACAACACGGCCGATGGGATCCGCGCGACGGACAACTGCCTGATCGCATCGTGCCTTAGCGTCAGCAACGGAGTCGATGGCATCCGGGCCACCAACCGCTGCATCATTCGCGGCAATGTGTGCTCGCTCAACGGTACGGGCAGCGGCGGCACCGCGGGCGCCGGCATTCATACCGCGGGCATCGACAACCGCATCGAGGACAACAACTGCACGGGCAACGGTCGCGGGATCGACTGCGACACCTTCGGCTCGATCATCGTGCGCAACTCCTGCTCGGGCAACACGACCAACTGGGATCTGGCGGCCGACAACCGCCACGGCGGGATCGTCAACGTCACGGCGCTCAGCAACCCGGCCGTGGTCGGGCTCGGCGGCGCGACGTCGGCGCTGGTGAGCGAAAACCCGTGGGCCAACTTCTCGTATTGA
- a CDS encoding transcriptional repressor, translated as MARMTRQRAAIEEAFAHAARPLSPQEVLAAASREIADLGLSTVYRTLRRLEEEGLIVPVDVPGEPPRYELKEAAAHHHHHFHCDSCGKVYDIHGCPSGLAGLLPPGFVLSGHTIVLHGRCAACA; from the coding sequence ATGGCGCGCATGACCCGCCAGCGAGCGGCGATCGAGGAAGCGTTCGCGCACGCCGCACGCCCGCTGAGCCCGCAGGAAGTGCTCGCCGCCGCCTCGCGCGAGATCGCCGACCTTGGGCTGTCCACCGTCTACCGCACGCTGCGCCGGCTCGAGGAGGAGGGGCTTATTGTGCCCGTCGATGTGCCCGGCGAGCCCCCGCGTTACGAACTCAAGGAAGCCGCGGCGCACCACCACCACCACTTTCATTGCGATTCGTGCGGCAAGGTCTACGACATCCACGGCTGCCCGAGCGGGCTGGCGGGGCTCCTGCCGCCGGGCTTCGTGCTCAGCGGCCACACGATCGTGCTGCATGGCCGCTGTGCGGCGTGCGCGTGA
- a CDS encoding histidine phosphatase family protein — MRLLVVRHGKAERISESGLDRDRTLRLRGQRQAEFLGAAFGQQRLAPDVIVASSFVRAQQTAEILARILRVALISDDRLLCDAPVSEALDLIAEHAALGQSPCFVGHNPQLEDLVTVLTLGPTGYGQRLRTGEAVHLELDPSAPMSSARELARLRLAGED; from the coding sequence ATGAGGCTGCTGGTCGTCCGACATGGCAAGGCCGAACGCATCAGCGAATCGGGTCTCGACCGCGACCGGACGTTGCGGCTGCGCGGTCAGCGACAGGCCGAGTTTCTGGGCGCGGCCTTCGGGCAGCAGCGGCTGGCGCCCGACGTGATTGTCGCCAGTTCGTTCGTGCGTGCCCAGCAGACGGCCGAGATTCTCGCCCGCATCCTGCGCGTCGCGCTGATCAGCGATGATCGCCTGCTGTGCGATGCGCCTGTCTCCGAAGCGCTCGACCTGATCGCCGAGCACGCGGCACTCGGCCAGTCACCTTGTTTTGTCGGGCACAACCCGCAGCTCGAGGATCTGGTCACGGTGCTGACGCTGGGTCCGACGGGCTATGGGCAGCGGCTGCGCACCGGCGAGGCGGTGCATCTCGAGCTGGATCCGTCGGCGCCGATGTCGTCGGCGCGCGAACTGGCCAGGCTGAGGCTGGCGGGCGAAGATTGA